A section of the Pedobacter sp. HDW13 genome encodes:
- a CDS encoding SusC/RagA family TonB-linked outer membrane protein gives MRRNILFYALLIVCIMLGTSAYSQEKYIIVNGTVVDKETKQGVPGVSVILEETNKGLTQTNGKGQFTVNVPVGGTLLFKFLGFNTQKTKITGATNITVTISEDRKALDEVIIVAYQKRSKETTTGSATLIQAKEVQDIPVSNVEQLLQGKVPGLNIQNNTGAPGFRGSVQVRGLSSLSISGSGNESFLQPTSPLYIIDGVPLDADKAAEFGFQSQGPGVSPLSLIPQEDIENIQILKDAQATSMYGSRGAYGVIIITTKRGNSKVPRIRYVTNAFVNAPPKLRETLGGNSERSLKIQQIILNAQNVNDIRAISNTPFLADSLNAYWNNSTDWQSVFYQTTYNQSHNLALDGGDPKFNYKANVGYYTEKGVIKNTGYDRYNLNMNMEFKPNDKFRFFGFINGSVGKQNKGNGVGLLQSGVAANGQASTLLPPPSFYQASGGVLSALQTLNDNNSRNLRTNVEARYEFIPGLAASSTLSYDYTSDTESTFTPAAANGQYAKLYDYVGRNFQLYNRNGITYAKSFGEKHNIFVNTFNEIYKQGAQAGITRQERLPNDQLQGPAGYDAYNSRGGGVLSNYRNATIASFAGSLSYDYDKKYVAEFSYRLDGTSSSGLENPYSKNPSIGLRWNFNKENWLTDLKWLSYGSLRLTWGQNIVPTGNLQSIYGIYNLNGNFNNNPTIGINYDLVPNPNLKPTTTTQYNFGFDLGLFNDRLSLNFDTYYKKVDNLLFDRFLSNTTGFNKLASNDLGIANYGSELMVTFRPVVSKDLDISVSVNGALNRDVLLKLPAEYNGQYIRFDGSGYLQHNVFRVGRNTLSNYLRINQGVYRTDADVPVDPVTGKRYQSSGQFFLGGDPIIKDVNGDYILDNRDYEITGNSQPLVTGGLSTNIRYKNWGLNVYATYTADRTILNNALADRIAIMRNPFSQTSVVPLNDLDIWRAPGDVAKYPYPYDYARFDQIQPLRADQTLWQESGSYLKVSNVTLSYMFDKKWIRRFGLNQLRIYASTNNLVTFSKYSGPNPENVTTLGRDISNGYPVPRTYNLGLNLELNTGN, from the coding sequence ATGAGAAGAAATATACTTTTTTATGCATTGCTTATAGTATGCATAATGTTAGGCACGAGTGCTTATTCGCAAGAAAAATACATCATTGTGAATGGTACAGTTGTCGATAAAGAAACAAAACAAGGCGTACCCGGGGTTTCAGTAATTTTAGAAGAAACCAACAAAGGTTTAACCCAAACCAATGGTAAAGGCCAGTTTACGGTTAACGTACCGGTGGGTGGAACCTTATTGTTTAAATTTTTAGGTTTTAATACCCAGAAAACAAAAATTACAGGAGCTACCAATATAACAGTAACCATTAGCGAAGACCGCAAGGCACTGGATGAGGTAATTATTGTAGCTTATCAGAAAAGAAGTAAGGAAACCACTACGGGTTCGGCTACTTTAATACAGGCAAAAGAAGTTCAGGATATTCCGGTATCAAACGTAGAGCAGCTTTTGCAGGGTAAAGTTCCGGGCTTAAACATCCAAAATAACACCGGTGCACCTGGTTTCAGGGGTTCGGTGCAGGTGCGTGGTCTTTCGAGCTTAAGTATTTCGGGTAGTGGTAACGAATCTTTCTTACAACCTACATCGCCACTGTACATTATTGATGGTGTGCCTTTGGATGCCGATAAAGCTGCAGAGTTTGGTTTTCAGAGCCAGGGCCCGGGAGTAAGTCCGCTTTCATTAATTCCGCAAGAAGATATCGAAAATATCCAGATCCTGAAAGATGCCCAGGCAACTTCGATGTATGGATCAAGGGGTGCTTACGGGGTAATTATCATCACTACAAAAAGAGGTAATTCTAAAGTGCCACGCATTAGATATGTAACCAATGCCTTCGTTAATGCGCCACCTAAACTGCGCGAAACATTAGGCGGAAATTCCGAGCGCTCGTTAAAAATTCAGCAGATTATCCTTAATGCCCAAAACGTAAACGATATCCGCGCCATTTCTAACACGCCTTTTCTGGCCGACAGTTTAAATGCATACTGGAATAACTCTACCGATTGGCAGAGCGTATTTTACCAAACCACTTACAACCAGAGTCACAATTTGGCACTAGATGGTGGCGACCCTAAATTTAACTATAAAGCCAACGTAGGTTACTATACCGAAAAAGGGGTAATTAAAAATACAGGTTACGACCGTTACAACCTGAACATGAACATGGAGTTTAAACCAAACGATAAATTCAGGTTCTTTGGTTTCATTAACGGTTCAGTAGGTAAGCAAAATAAAGGTAACGGGGTAGGTTTACTTCAATCGGGTGTTGCTGCCAACGGGCAAGCTTCTACTTTGTTGCCGCCGCCATCTTTCTATCAGGCTTCGGGCGGGGTATTATCGGCTTTACAAACCTTAAACGATAACAACTCGAGGAACTTACGTACCAACGTAGAAGCGCGTTACGAATTTATACCAGGTTTAGCGGCCTCTTCTACCTTAAGTTACGATTATACTTCCGATACTGAATCAACATTTACACCTGCTGCTGCCAATGGTCAGTATGCTAAACTATATGATTATGTCGGCAGAAACTTTCAGTTGTATAACCGTAATGGTATCACTTACGCTAAAAGTTTTGGCGAAAAACACAACATTTTCGTAAACACCTTTAACGAGATTTACAAACAAGGTGCTCAGGCTGGTATTACCCGTCAGGAAAGATTGCCTAACGACCAGTTGCAGGGCCCAGCGGGTTACGATGCTTACAACTCAAGAGGTGGTGGTGTATTAAGCAATTACAGAAACGCAACCATTGCATCGTTTGCCGGATCACTTTCTTACGACTACGATAAAAAATATGTGGCCGAATTTTCATACCGTTTAGATGGTACCTCATCAAGCGGACTGGAGAATCCATATTCTAAAAACCCATCAATAGGTTTAAGGTGGAACTTCAACAAAGAAAACTGGTTAACCGATTTAAAATGGCTTTCGTATGGTAGTTTGAGGTTAACCTGGGGACAAAACATTGTACCAACCGGCAACCTGCAAAGTATTTATGGTATTTATAACCTTAATGGTAACTTTAACAACAACCCTACTATTGGTATCAATTACGATCTGGTTCCGAATCCGAATCTTAAACCAACCACAACTACGCAGTATAACTTTGGTTTCGATTTAGGTTTGTTTAACGACAGGTTATCGCTAAACTTCGATACCTATTACAAAAAGGTAGATAACCTGTTGTTCGATAGGTTTTTATCGAATACTACAGGTTTTAATAAACTGGCCAGTAACGATTTGGGTATTGCCAACTACGGTAGTGAGTTAATGGTAACCTTCAGGCCGGTAGTAAGCAAAGATCTCGATATTTCTGTATCGGTAAACGGAGCATTAAACCGAGATGTATTGTTGAAACTTCCTGCCGAATATAATGGCCAGTATATCAGGTTCGATGGTTCGGGTTATTTACAGCACAATGTTTTCCGTGTTGGTAGGAATACCCTGTCTAACTATTTAAGAATTAACCAGGGCGTTTACAGAACCGATGCCGATGTGCCGGTAGATCCGGTTACCGGAAAAAGGTACCAGAGCAGTGGTCAGTTTTTCTTAGGTGGCGATCCGATAATTAAAGATGTAAATGGCGATTATATTTTAGATAACCGCGATTACGAAATTACAGGTAACTCACAGCCTTTGGTTACAGGTGGTTTATCAACCAATATCAGGTATAAAAACTGGGGCTTAAACGTGTACGCAACCTACACTGCAGACCGTACCATTTTAAACAACGCCCTTGCTGATAGGATTGCCATTATGCGTAACCCTTTCTCGCAAACCTCGGTGGTGCCTTTAAACGATCTGGATATCTGGAGAGCACCAGGCGATGTAGCTAAATACCCTTACCCTTATGATTATGCCCGGTTCGATCAAATTCAGCCTTTGCGTGCCGACCAAACCCTTTGGCAGGAAAGCGGAAGCTATTTGAAAGTAAGTAACGTAACGCTTTCGTACATGTTTGATAAGAAATGGATCAGAAGATTTGGACTTAACCAATTGCGGATTTACGCTTCGACCAATAACCTGGTTACTTTTTCGAAATACAGTGGACCTAACCCTGAGAACGTAACCACATTAGGTCGCGATATTTCGAATGGTTATCCTGTACCACGTACTTATAACCTTGGTTTAAACTTAGAACTTAATACAGGCAACTAA
- a CDS encoding RagB/SusD family nutrient uptake outer membrane protein — MKKVIIYTIIMAATFCLPSCKKFLDVQPLDKLTGNNFFQSKEDVVANIYNLSRIVFGKYNETHFVGATGEYRSGEVLYESQSDLAPAREFVEILGKNNILFLISGGRPWDFYNFSRITDWTAYYQAIQGANILIAKLDEGVPGVSEAEKNSFKAEAAFIRSLSYFTMVRLYGNVVYYTDAFHSTAQPRENFVSVLNKCIADLKTYKNSIAWTYTDPSLKGVRASRGSIVALMMEMNMWNAGFDPANAQKYYQETADLGKELIASNAYRLLPINEWATVVKGRSDESLFEFYRSINYGDANANIAPIADMFLHYPYKRPEYTHRVSFAYYRGEYMQKLFQDGSDKRITSWFNEDIFADNGKFMMLKFAQNSFSTGEEDANPDNTFMVFRYGGEILLAAEALADLGEDAESIKLLNMVRDRAQASKYTGGGGSALKDFIFYERSRELIGEGHHYFDLVRTKRILSNQWSYNVLTADKFSRGAWTWPINSSALNNNPFMVLNEYWVNGGN; from the coding sequence ATGAAAAAAGTTATCATTTATACTATAATTATGGCGGCAACTTTCTGTTTGCCTTCCTGTAAAAAGTTTTTAGATGTACAGCCGCTCGATAAACTAACCGGAAACAATTTCTTCCAGTCAAAAGAAGATGTGGTGGCCAACATTTATAATTTATCGCGTATTGTTTTTGGCAAGTACAACGAAACACACTTTGTTGGTGCAACCGGCGAGTACCGTTCGGGCGAAGTGCTTTACGAAAGTCAGTCGGATTTGGCACCTGCCCGCGAGTTTGTTGAGATTTTGGGTAAAAACAACATCTTGTTTTTAATTTCTGGCGGCAGGCCATGGGATTTCTACAACTTTAGCCGCATTACCGATTGGACTGCCTATTATCAGGCCATTCAGGGTGCAAATATTTTAATTGCCAAATTGGATGAAGGTGTTCCCGGCGTTTCAGAAGCCGAGAAAAATTCTTTCAAGGCCGAAGCAGCATTTATCCGCTCGCTGAGCTATTTCACTATGGTGCGCTTATATGGCAATGTGGTTTACTATACCGATGCATTCCACTCTACCGCACAACCTAGAGAAAACTTTGTTTCCGTGTTGAATAAGTGCATCGCCGATTTAAAAACTTATAAAAACAGTATCGCCTGGACGTATACCGATCCGTCATTAAAAGGTGTACGTGCAAGCAGGGGCAGTATTGTGGCATTAATGATGGAAATGAACATGTGGAATGCAGGTTTCGATCCCGCCAATGCCCAAAAATACTATCAGGAAACAGCCGATTTAGGTAAAGAACTTATTGCAAGTAATGCTTACCGTTTATTGCCAATTAACGAATGGGCAACTGTGGTAAAAGGCCGTTCGGATGAGAGCTTATTTGAGTTTTACCGCAGTATTAACTACGGCGATGCAAACGCAAATATTGCCCCTATTGCCGATATGTTTCTGCACTATCCGTACAAAAGACCAGAATATACGCACCGCGTAAGTTTTGCCTACTACCGTGGAGAATACATGCAGAAACTTTTTCAGGATGGCAGCGACAAGCGGATTACAAGCTGGTTTAACGAAGATATTTTTGCCGATAATGGAAAGTTTATGATGCTGAAGTTTGCACAGAACTCATTTTCTACAGGCGAGGAAGATGCCAACCCTGATAACACCTTTATGGTTTTTCGGTATGGTGGCGAAATATTACTGGCTGCAGAGGCATTGGCAGACTTAGGCGAAGATGCAGAATCTATCAAGTTGTTAAATATGGTTAGAGATCGCGCACAAGCCTCAAAATATACTGGTGGTGGCGGTTCGGCCCTTAAAGATTTTATCTTTTACGAAAGATCGAGAGAGCTGATTGGCGAAGGCCACCATTATTTCGACCTGGTGCGTACCAAAAGGATTTTAAGCAACCAATGGTCGTACAACGTATTAACGGCCGATAAATTTAGCCGTGGTGCCTGGACCTGGCCAATAAACTCAAGTGCATTAAACAATAACCCCTTCATGGTACTGAACGAGTACTGGGTTAACGGCGGTAATTAA
- a CDS encoding DUF5008 domain-containing protein — translation MKKIKYMLIVFFLCSLVIQGCKKEEELGSDPYADGKAALGIGISQTLLPVPAEGIVGTTVTVKATGLLPYKDQLSFMFNGEKAQVLSVTATEITVKVPDAGSTGITSIAIGDQLILGPQFVVTGIIKNDVTWKAIAGTNGYVSQFYEMLDGRALVIGAFNNYDNKGIITNINRIARTSLDGDYDRTFRTGRGANGSLSRVIEIGGRFIIAGGFSGYNQRTENISNITSLYPNGAIDTIKIQTKKKPTLTDTVTQKWFPKFNGGTNEYINRVYPHQGKILATGNFRYYVKRTYDKDNYDFTRDTVILDSTEIRQILRFNLDGSLDKTYRFNTGTNKGNVSANGPIDTYMHTDAANLEKLMVFGNFNTFDGQPAVRILRLAANGTVDQSFNPGSGVDNGIGSLTYNATTHKYLITGTFTRYNGKPANGMALINEDGSLDESFSARAFEGGYPGFARQITGGLIVVGGGFKKYNNVTRNGFMVLTAAGLLAPGYNATGPFSGNLSDVVETKSADGKKALLLIGGFNRFDNQPYNNIVRVTIE, via the coding sequence ATGAAAAAAATAAAATACATGCTAATCGTATTTTTTCTTTGCTCCTTAGTTATTCAGGGATGTAAAAAAGAAGAAGAATTGGGTAGCGATCCGTATGCAGATGGAAAGGCTGCTTTGGGTATTGGTATTAGCCAGACTTTACTGCCTGTTCCGGCAGAAGGGATAGTAGGCACAACGGTTACCGTTAAGGCCACAGGGCTTTTACCTTATAAAGATCAGTTAAGCTTTATGTTTAATGGCGAAAAGGCACAGGTGTTAAGCGTAACCGCAACCGAAATTACGGTTAAGGTACCCGATGCCGGAAGTACAGGAATCACTTCAATTGCCATTGGCGATCAGTTAATACTTGGTCCGCAGTTCGTTGTAACAGGTATCATCAAAAATGATGTAACCTGGAAAGCAATAGCCGGTACAAATGGTTACGTAAGCCAGTTTTACGAAATGCTGGATGGCCGTGCACTGGTAATTGGTGCTTTTAACAACTACGATAATAAAGGGATTATTACCAATATTAACCGCATTGCCAGAACATCGTTAGATGGCGATTACGACCGTACTTTCAGAACGGGTAGAGGTGCCAATGGTTCATTATCTCGGGTAATCGAAATTGGCGGGAGGTTTATTATTGCCGGCGGTTTTAGTGGTTACAACCAGCGTACCGAAAACATCAGCAACATTACCAGCTTATACCCTAATGGAGCGATTGATACCATTAAAATACAAACCAAAAAGAAACCAACCTTAACCGATACGGTTACCCAAAAATGGTTTCCTAAATTTAATGGCGGTACCAACGAATATATTAACCGTGTTTATCCGCATCAGGGAAAAATTCTGGCAACAGGTAATTTCAGGTATTATGTAAAACGTACATACGATAAAGATAATTACGATTTTACACGCGATACGGTTATTCTGGATAGTACCGAAATCCGTCAGATATTGAGGTTCAATCTCGATGGTTCTTTAGATAAAACCTATCGTTTCAATACAGGAACAAACAAGGGTAACGTAAGCGCCAATGGCCCTATCGATACCTACATGCATACCGATGCAGCCAACCTCGAAAAGCTAATGGTCTTTGGTAATTTCAACACTTTCGACGGGCAACCTGCTGTACGGATATTAAGGCTTGCAGCCAACGGAACGGTAGACCAAAGCTTTAACCCGGGCAGCGGGGTAGATAATGGTATCGGCTCGCTTACTTACAATGCTACTACCCACAAGTATTTAATCACCGGAACCTTTACCCGTTACAATGGCAAACCTGCCAATGGAATGGCCCTGATTAACGAAGACGGAAGTTTAGACGAATCGTTTAGCGCGCGGGCATTTGAGGGTGGCTATCCTGGTTTTGCACGGCAAATTACAGGCGGACTGATTGTAGTAGGTGGAGGCTTTAAAAAATACAATAATGTAACCCGTAATGGTTTTATGGTACTTACCGCGGCAGGTTTACTTGCACCGGGATATAATGCCACAGGCCCATTCTCCGGAAACCTGTCGGATGTGGTTGAAACCAAATCTGCCGATGGTAAAAAAGCCTTGTTGCTGATTGGCGGCTTTAACCGTTTCGATAACCAGCCCTATAACAATATTGTAAGAGTAACTATTGAATAA
- a CDS encoding DUF4983 domain-containing protein, translated as MKKYKLLIGLMAAIITTAIFSCNKDFDRTLTTKDGTDTTKVRYGSRKVLYLVVDGARGQSVAAANIPNITALLPTSIYSWVALNEPESTQNASNWANMLTGVKKTKSLVNDDALTNNNLQNYPIIFKRIKESRPQTKIAAYTSSAVFKSLTTGADISDLVAGDDQVKAAVINQLNTDTASVVVGHFTDVDKAGAASGYDNSFPAYKSAIEKFDAGVGEIITALKKRKNYANEDWLVVIASSDGGAFTLPPNADDQTIFSKTANNAFVIYYSASYKKRILVKPFTGNRYLGKTVKLVGQDIRAEIAGTDASVYNIDDTTKMTIELKVKKNKEQFFWPSILGKRNEWSGGHPSVGWVIYLEDRYWYFEWRGTKDGDYKQCRGGDLIQGRWENLSVKLEQRGNQRFIRTYTNGTFNNEVEITASGSLANSNALKLGYLNGQGHGEPDVYVTDIRFFKLSVPDGVIGQYACETAIDQSHPSYNFLVGYWPATDGNGDKMIDLSSQARDFKLQGAYVWENFNDLICPPAASTLAVMVPQTADIPVQVINWLKIANKQTWALDGRVWLDQ; from the coding sequence ATGAAAAAATATAAATTATTGATTGGTCTCATGGCCGCAATAATTACAACCGCCATATTTTCTTGTAACAAAGATTTCGATAGAACGCTTACCACTAAAGATGGTACCGATACTACCAAGGTAAGGTATGGCAGCCGTAAGGTTTTGTATCTGGTTGTTGATGGTGCAAGAGGACAATCGGTAGCGGCGGCCAATATTCCAAATATTACCGCTTTACTGCCAACCTCTATTTACAGTTGGGTGGCCTTAAACGAGCCTGAATCTACCCAGAACGCCAGCAATTGGGCAAACATGTTAACAGGGGTAAAGAAAACCAAAAGCCTGGTAAACGATGATGCGCTGACCAATAATAACCTGCAGAATTATCCGATTATTTTTAAACGGATTAAAGAAAGCAGGCCGCAGACTAAAATTGCGGCTTATACCTCGTCGGCAGTGTTTAAGAGCTTAACCACCGGTGCCGATATCAGCGATCTGGTAGCTGGCGACGATCAGGTAAAGGCAGCGGTAATTAATCAGCTGAATACCGATACAGCCTCTGTGGTTGTTGGGCATTTTACCGATGTAGATAAAGCTGGTGCCGCTTCTGGTTACGATAATTCATTTCCTGCATATAAATCGGCAATCGAAAAATTTGATGCCGGTGTTGGAGAGATTATCACCGCTTTAAAGAAACGTAAAAACTATGCAAATGAAGATTGGCTGGTCGTAATTGCCTCGAGCGATGGAGGTGCATTTACACTTCCACCGAACGCCGACGATCAAACCATTTTTAGTAAAACAGCCAATAACGCATTTGTAATTTATTACAGCGCAAGTTATAAGAAAAGGATACTTGTTAAGCCATTTACCGGTAACCGCTACCTGGGCAAAACAGTTAAACTGGTTGGACAAGATATCAGGGCAGAAATTGCAGGTACTGATGCAAGTGTTTATAACATAGACGATACCACAAAAATGACCATAGAGCTCAAGGTGAAAAAAAACAAAGAGCAGTTTTTCTGGCCAAGTATTTTGGGTAAAAGAAACGAGTGGTCGGGCGGTCACCCTAGCGTGGGCTGGGTAATTTACCTCGAAGACCGCTACTGGTATTTTGAGTGGAGAGGAACCAAAGACGGCGATTATAAGCAATGCAGAGGTGGCGACCTCATTCAGGGGCGCTGGGAAAATCTTTCGGTAAAATTAGAGCAGCGTGGCAATCAAAGGTTTATCCGTACCTACACCAACGGAACTTTCAATAACGAAGTTGAAATTACAGCTTCAGGCTCACTGGCTAATTCGAATGCACTTAAACTGGGCTATTTAAATGGTCAGGGTCACGGAGAACCTGATGTTTACGTTACCGATATCCGTTTCTTTAAACTAAGCGTACCCGATGGCGTTATTGGGCAATACGCCTGCGAAACAGCTATTGATCAAAGTCATCCTTCTTATAACTTTTTGGTTGGTTATTGGCCTGCAACCGACGGAAACGGCGATAAAATGATCGATCTTTCTTCTCAGGCCCGCGATTTTAAATTGCAGGGAGCATACGTTTGGGAGAATTTTAACGATCTAATCTGTCCGCCTGCTGCCAGTACTCTGGCAGTGATGGTACCACAAACAGCCGATATACCAGTTCAGGTAATTAACTGGTTAAAGATAGCCAACAAGCAAACCTGGGCGCTTGATGGTAGAGTGTGGTTAGATCAATAA
- a CDS encoding PA14 domain-containing protein, with protein MKKIIYTVLIGLTIIIGAYSCKESQIEDLKLPDNESSSITGEGIVVGNVSIDNQFVRVPFKISLTNAAQEAFQVGLTLNNDTVAQLINNGTLTNAVLMPSTAVEYPTVINVSYGANSGEGIAIVRKAALERYYGKKVVFALKLAAPGKGNKVANGKSNILVVINTSELFKSTDIHYLTFQGGGIYNVAQGPNYQVGPAGVTIPLIISLENAPTTAFNVKIKDNVDTIATLLSAGTLTNAIHLAAKDFTIDTLVRFNTGASSATVRLSIPWPVFDANIVANKKFAFALSLYDNTNHVIHPTKGKVIVVVDPNVNLDNNSPIIGNGTGLIAKYYTNTQLAPDDGREPFATRVDGTIEFSGDGWPDNVKNTSGTSLSRDNFATKWSGEFLAPVRGDYVFYQTRWDDGSRLFINGKAIIDDYTTQWDKPERKATIRLERGIRYRIEAHHRENVGGQQAYLEYEVPSAGITGKRAVPRTQLFPTP; from the coding sequence ATGAAAAAAATTATATACACTGTATTAATAGGCCTAACCATTATTATTGGTGCCTATTCATGTAAAGAATCGCAGATAGAAGATTTGAAATTGCCTGATAACGAAAGTAGTAGTATCACAGGAGAAGGAATTGTTGTTGGTAATGTTTCTATTGATAATCAATTTGTTAGGGTGCCATTTAAAATTTCCCTAACAAATGCTGCACAAGAAGCTTTTCAGGTGGGTTTAACCTTAAATAACGATACCGTTGCACAGTTAATCAATAACGGTACTTTAACCAATGCTGTACTAATGCCTTCAACAGCGGTAGAATATCCTACTGTAATTAATGTATCGTACGGTGCAAATAGTGGCGAAGGTATTGCCATTGTGCGCAAGGCTGCACTAGAACGTTATTATGGTAAAAAAGTAGTTTTTGCCTTAAAACTGGCTGCACCTGGCAAAGGTAACAAAGTAGCCAATGGTAAATCGAACATTTTGGTTGTAATCAATACAAGCGAACTCTTTAAATCTACCGATATCCATTATTTAACTTTTCAAGGTGGGGGCATTTATAATGTTGCCCAAGGGCCTAATTATCAAGTGGGGCCTGCAGGTGTTACTATTCCTTTAATTATCAGTTTAGAAAATGCACCTACGACAGCCTTTAACGTAAAAATTAAAGATAATGTAGATACGATTGCAACGTTGCTTTCGGCAGGTACCCTTACAAATGCCATTCACCTTGCCGCTAAAGATTTTACGATTGATACTTTGGTGAGGTTTAATACCGGTGCAAGCAGTGCAACAGTCAGGTTATCCATTCCGTGGCCGGTTTTCGATGCCAACATTGTAGCCAATAAAAAATTCGCTTTTGCATTGAGCTTGTACGATAACACCAATCACGTAATCCACCCAACAAAAGGTAAGGTAATTGTAGTTGTAGATCCAAATGTAAACCTCGATAACAACTCGCCGATTATTGGCAATGGTACCGGTTTAATTGCCAAATACTATACCAATACCCAGCTGGCACCAGATGATGGCCGTGAGCCTTTTGCTACCCGCGTTGATGGTACGATTGAGTTTTCGGGCGATGGCTGGCCGGATAACGTAAAAAATACTTCTGGTACATCTTTAAGCCGTGATAATTTTGCCACAAAATGGTCTGGCGAATTTTTGGCACCGGTAAGAGGGGATTATGTTTTCTACCAAACCCGTTGGGATGATGGATCGCGGTTATTCATTAATGGTAAGGCAATTATTGATGACTATACCACGCAGTGGGATAAACCAGAAAGAAAAGCAACTATCCGTTTAGAACGCGGTATCAGATATAGGATTGAAGCGCACCACCGCGAAAATGTGGGTGGTCAACAAGCTTACCTCGAATATGAGGTGCCATCAGCTGGTATAACAGGTAAACGTGCTGTACCGAGAACACAATTATTTCCAACTCCATAA
- a CDS encoding PKD domain-containing protein produces the protein MKRLFNICALLLLIVVLTVKCKNSDTEEVVPVVEEPKPLVAFDYKIPDPVKYQEVQFTAELKNYKTLLWQFGDDSTSVEVSPKHVYRFPGTYRVILTIRNGQGYSATKEINLKVVDPNFDPTKYGENYMKTIGGKFSVNLEAGAGPDSNEGSKKLVDQDINTKFLQAGFDGTQRCTFELNTPQVVGAYTMTSGNDAADRDPRYWILQGSLDGIQFTDLHTVTVCPWANENSGVSRKQTKLFHFDNYIAYKFYRLYIKSNRGSRIFQLAEWTINKKQP, from the coding sequence ATGAAAAGATTATTCAACATCTGTGCGCTTTTACTGCTTATCGTTGTGTTAACGGTAAAGTGCAAAAATAGCGATACGGAGGAGGTTGTTCCCGTAGTGGAAGAACCCAAACCATTGGTAGCTTTCGATTACAAAATACCAGATCCGGTAAAATACCAGGAGGTACAGTTTACGGCCGAGCTGAAAAATTATAAAACCTTGTTGTGGCAGTTTGGCGATGACAGTACTTCGGTTGAAGTTTCGCCTAAACACGTGTACCGCTTTCCGGGCACTTACCGGGTAATTTTAACCATCCGTAACGGACAGGGCTACTCTGCAACCAAAGAGATTAATTTGAAAGTTGTCGATCCGAATTTCGACCCGACCAAATATGGCGAAAACTACATGAAAACCATTGGCGGTAAATTTTCGGTTAACCTCGAGGCCGGCGCCGGCCCCGATTCGAACGAGGGCTCTAAAAAGCTGGTTGACCAGGATATTAACACTAAATTTTTACAGGCAGGTTTTGATGGAACGCAGCGCTGTACTTTCGAACTCAATACCCCACAAGTGGTGGGTGCCTATACCATGACTTCGGGTAACGATGCAGCCGACCGCGACCCAAGGTACTGGATTTTACAGGGCTCGTTAGATGGTATTCAGTTTACCGATTTGCACACCGTAACAGTTTGTCCATGGGCCAATGAGAACAGTGGCGTAAGCAGGAAACAGACTAAACTTTTCCACTTCGATAATTACATTGCCTATAAGTTTTACAGGCTTTACATCAAATCGAACAGGGGAAGCCGTATATTCCAGCTTGCCGAGTGGACAATCAATAAAAAACAACCATAA
- a CDS encoding DUF4964 domain-containing protein — protein MNKIKTLKFLGLLGCMFAGGLLKAQDRKAPAYPLITHNTYFSIWSNTDKLNESSTEHWTGAEHSLLGLIDVDGGFTVF, from the coding sequence ATGAACAAAATCAAAACTTTAAAATTTTTAGGCTTACTGGGCTGCATGTTTGCAGGTGGTTTATTAAAAGCGCAGGACCGAAAGGCACCGGCTTATCCGTTAATTACGCACAATACCTATTTCAGCATCTGGTCTAACACCGATAAATTAAACGAATCGTCAACCGAACACTGGACAGGAGCAGAGCATTCGCTTTTAGGGCTTATTGATGTAGACGGGGGATTTACCGTTTTTTAG